The following proteins come from a genomic window of Lolium rigidum isolate FL_2022 chromosome 5, APGP_CSIRO_Lrig_0.1, whole genome shotgun sequence:
- the LOC124657941 gene encoding uncharacterized protein LOC124657941 produces the protein MGAAAKNRSVAGGTAASEEEKGRKRGHGSTALFVAVDYAFLLAFAGFLSYLVVSQILPSAA, from the coding sequence ATGGGCGCAGCGGCGAAGAACCGCAGCGTCGCCGGCGGcacggcggcctcggaggaggagaagggccgCAAGAGGGGCCACGGATCCACCGCGCTCTTCGTGGCGGTGGATTACGCCTTCCTGCTCGCCTTCGCCGGGttcctctcctacctcgtcgTCTCCCAGATCCTCCCGTCCGCCGCCTAG
- the LOC124658196 gene encoding nifU-like protein 1, chloroplastic, which produces MQAAATWTPTTSPSTSTSCSSSSQFKVGVVSLSRGTRTPSAAATSCAVTTRRPLQVVRPIADPIPVIGSPLTAESIELVLDEVRPYLKADGGNVALHEIDGNVVRLKLQGNCGSCPSSVMTMKMTIQRRLMAKLPEIVAVEAITDKEAGLKLNEENVEKVLDEIRPYLAGAGGGNLKFVTINRFTVKVRLTGPAAGVAAVRGAVAKKLREQIPPIAAVQLLS; this is translated from the exons AtgcaggcggcggcgacgtggaCGCCGACCACCTCGccgtccacctccacctcctgctcctcctcctcgcaatTCAAG GTCGGGGTTGTGTCGTTGTCGCGTGGGACGAGAACCCCCTCTGCCGCGGCAACATCGTGCGCCGTGACCACTCGCCGGCCGCTGCAAG TTGTCCGACCCATTGCCGACCCGATTCCGGTGATCGGTTCGCCATTAACCGCTGAAAGCATCGAGCTTGTTCTGGACGAAGTGCGCCCGTACCTTAAGGCGGATGGAGGAAACGTTGCCTTGCATGAGATTGACGGGAATGTGGTGAGGCTGAAGCTCCAAGGAAACTGTGGGTCATGCCCGAGCTCggtgatgacgatgaagatgacaatTCAACGACGCCTGATGGCTAAACTACCAGAGATTGTTGCGGTTGAAGCTATCACGGACAAGGAGGCTGGACTTAAGCTCAACGAGGAGAATGTTGAAAAG GTACTCGATGAGATTAGGCCATACCTTGCTGGTGCTGGAGGGGGCAATCTCAAGTTTGTCACAATCAACAGATTCACCGTGAAAGTCCGGCTCACAGGCCCTGCAGCAGGTGTGGCGGCCGTCCGAGGAGCAGTAGCCAAGAAGCTCAGAGAGCAGATCCCACCCATTGCAGCTGTCCAGCTATTATCGTAA